Genomic DNA from Chelonia mydas isolate rCheMyd1 chromosome 6, rCheMyd1.pri.v2, whole genome shotgun sequence:
TCCACCAGGTTGCCGAGTTTCTCGGCCAGCTGCAGCGCCATGTTCTGCAGGGCCGTGGGCTCCGTGCGGTGCATCACCACCGTCTGCGTGGGCTGGTCCAGGGACGCCTGCGGGGCCGGGGGTCAGCGCGGGGCCTGGCGCCCCCCGGCCAGCCGCCCCCCCGGGCCCTGCGGTGCCCTGCGTCCCGCTCCCGCCCGGGCCCTGCGGTGCCCTGCgtcccccccaggccctgcctgggccctgtatcccacccccacccccaccctgcggtgcCCTGTATCCCCCGAGCCCCGCCTGGGCCCTACGTCCCCCCCATGCCTTGGGGGGCCCCGCGCCCTGTATCCCCACCTGCGCCCGGCGGCCCCCAGGGCCGGCCCCCAGCCCGCGCCTCACCATGAGCTCCTCGTTGATGATCATCTTGCTGATGATGCTGTGCACGGTGGGCAGGTCCAGCTGGAACATGTCCGACAGGATCTCCATGCTGGTGGGGGGCAAAGAGGGAGGGGGGTTAgggacaggccccgcccccggtgcccaggccccgcccccggcgcccaggccccgcccccggcgcccaggccccgcccccggcgcCCAGGCCCCGCCCTACCTGATGGAGTCGTAGACGCTGCTGTAGGTGAAGAGATAGGTGCGCAGCGACTCCTCCTGGATTTTCCTGCAGGGGGCAGCAAAGAGGGCGTGGTCACCGCAGGCTCCGCCCCTCGCTGCGCTCCGGGCACCCCCCAGAGGGGGAAATCCCATGGCTGGGTATgggacccttccccctcccgcatgGCCCCAACCGGCCCCCCACCTGTAGCCGCACCCCGCTCACCGGACCAGCATGGTTCGCACTTTGTCGGCCTCGGGGAACAGGTCCCAGACCTTCCCGTTCATCTTCTCGTTGATGATGAACCGGTGGCAGGTTCGCCAGTCGCCCATCTTCATGGCCTTGGACGCCGCCACCACGTGCTCCCGCATCGACTCGGGGGGGCCTGGGGGCAGCGAGAGAGGGCAGGCGCTATGGGGCCGGTCCCCTGGCTGGCTTGTGGGGGGGCGCTCTGGGGGCCCACTGTCGGGCATATGAAACCTGGcctgggggacacagggccccgcTCACCAGGCCCTCACCCAGCAGGGGCTGGCGCTGCCgtcagggggctggctggggaccgGGCGTGGGGGCTCCGGGGGGCCGTCGGGGGGGGTTCCGGGGGGCTGCGGTCAGGGGGCCGGGCGTGGGGGCTCCGGGGGGGCCAGGCGTGGGGGCTCCAGGGGACTGTCGGGGGGCCGGGCGTGGGGGGACTCCGGGGGGCCGTCGGGGGAGTCCGGGGGGGGTCCGGGGGGCCTCACCCAGCAGGGGCTGGCGCTGCGGTCAGGGGGCCGGGCGTGGGGGCTCCGGGGGGCCGTCggggggggctccggggggggCTCACCCAGCAGGGGCTGGCGCTGCGGTCAGGGGGCTGACTGGGGGCCGGGCGTGGGGGCTCCGGGGGGGTCCAGGGGGGCTCCGGGGGGCCTCACCCAGCAGGGGCTGGCGCTGCCgtcagggggctggctgggggccggGCGTGGGGGCTCCGGGGGGGCCCTCACCCAGCAGGGGCTGGCGCTGCAgtcagggggctggctgggggccgggcgtgggggctctgggggggccCTCACCCAGCAGGGGTTGGCGCTGCGGTCAGGGGGCTGGTGCTGCGGtcagggggctggctggaggccgGGCGTGGGGGCTCCGGGGGGccgtgggggctctggggggccGTGGGGGGGTCCAGGGGGGGCTCCGGGGGCCCTCACCCAGCAGCGGCTGGCGCTCGCCCACGCGCAGCTGGTGGTGGAACTGCTTGCTGATCATGCGGCGCCGGGCGTCGAACTCGTGGGCGGCCATGTAGGGGATCTCCAGCAGCATGGCCGACACCAGGTAGACGCACTCCAGCAGCTCCAGGTTGATGTGCATGTGGAAGGGCACCTGGCGCCGCTTCTCCACCTTCTCCTGCTCCTGGTTGCGCTCCTGCAGGCTGCGCatcagcagcccctggcccagcagCTCCTTGGCCCGGCCCGAGGACTGGATGTCCAGCAGCGCGTTGTGGGCGTCCTTGGTCAGCCCCTGCCGGAAGGCGCAGATCCCCAGCTGCACCATGGTGCGGTTGTAGAGGATCTGCGGGGAGAGGGGGTGAGAGACGGCCCCCACAGCtggccccctgcccatccccactgCCCCACGGCCAGCCGGCCTGCCCCCCACAGCCGGCCggcccgccccccgcccggctccccaCTCCCACAGCCCCGTGCCGCTCCCCACACCCTCTCCACCGCCCCCGCCCCATGGGGCGGCCGTGCAGAatctgcggggagagggggggagagaTGGCCCCCGCGGCCTGCCCCTCACAGCCAgcccgccccctgcccgcccccacaCCCGTGCCACTGCCCGCACACCCTCCATCGCCCCCGCCCCATGGGGCGGCCGTGCAGGATCTGCGGGGAGAGGGGGTGAGAGACggcccccccggcctgccccacagccagccggcccgccccccgcagccagcccgccccctgcccagctccccactcccacgGCCCCATGCACACCCTCCACCACCCCATGGGGCGGCCGTGCAGGATCTGCGGGGAGAGGGGGTGAGAGACGGCCCCCGCCGCCTGCCCCTCACAGCTggcccgccccccgcccgcccccacaCCCCTGTGCCGCTGCCCGCACACCCTCCACCGCCCCCGCCCCACGGGGGGCCGTGCGGGAGCTGCGGGGAGACGCCCCGCACCTGCACCGGGGGGTCGGCGTGCTGGATGTTGTCCTGCAGGTGGGACATGAGCATGAGGTCGCGGGCCTGGAACCAGCGGCTGTGCAGCGCGTGGTGGTAGATGTGGCAGAGGATGGCGCAGGTGCGGATCCGGTCCGTGCGGTCCTTGGCGTAGATGAACTTGCAGAGCCGGTCCATGAGCGCCGCGCTGTCCTCCCCCTCGTTCTCCGCCTGGTCCTGCTCCGACTGCGGGGCCGCGGGGTGAGGGCGGGCCGGGGGGAGGGCCCCCCCGCGactgcccgccccgcccccggaggGCCCCCCCGCGAccgcccgccccacccccggagggcccccacagctccccactccaACTGCGGGGCCACGGAGTGAGACTGGCCGGCCTAGAGCGCCCCCAGCAGGCAGACAAAGGTGCGACGAGGGCCTGGCAGGGCTCCACATCCACACCGCCGGGAGACAAGATGAGGAGATCAGTGCCAGGGAGCCCCCGAAACCTTGATGCTAATGGGGGCTCGGTACCTTGGAGTTGCCGGCGGGGCCCTgctggggggtttgggggctgcagggggactgGGGGGTCGGGGTCCGGGGGGGCTGGTACCTTGGAGTCGCCGGCGGGGCCCtgctggggggtttgggggggtctgggggggtcCGGGGGGGTCGGTACCTTGGAGTCGCCGGCGGGGCCCTgctggggggtttgggggctgcagggtcggggtcccagggggcggggccctgcAGGGTCGGGGTccggggggtcccggggggtcgGTACCTTGGAGTCGCCAGCGGGGCCCtgctggggggtttgggggggtctgggggggtcCGGGGGGGTCGGTACCTTGGAGTCGCCAGCGGGGCCCTgctggggggtttgggggctgcagggtcggggtcccagggggcggggccctgctggggggttggggggctgcaggggggctgcagggtcgGGGTccggggggtcccggggggtcgGTACCTTGGAGTCGCCGGCGGGGCcctgctggggggttggggggctgcagggggactgGGGGGTCGGGGTCCGGGGGGGTCGGTACCTTGGAGTCGCCGGCGGGGCCCTgctggggggtttgggggctgcagggtcggggtcccagggggcggggccctgctggggggttggggggctgcaggggggctgcagggtcgGGGTccggggggtcccggggggtcgGTACCTTGGAGTCGCCGGCGGGGCcctgctggggggttggggggctgcagggggactgGGGGGTCGGGGTCTGGGGGGGTCCGGGGGGGTCGGTACCTTGGAGTCGCCGGCGGGGCCCTGCTCCCGCTGATGCGCCTTGTAGTCGAATTTGTAGTAGGTGTGCAGCACCCGGCGCAGGTACCCGCGGCAGGTCTCCTCCGTGGTGCCCTTCTCCTGCAGGTAGCTCTGCACCCGCCCGATGATCCCACACACCCGCCCCTCGTCCTTCAGGTGGTCCACGtactctggggggcggggcggggtcaCGCCCATCGCCAGCCCCCCggcacccagccccccccatccccagggccccccaccagccagccagccccccccatccccggggCCCCCCACCAGCCAGCCGCCCCCATCCCCGGGGCCCCCAAACACCCCTCCCAACCTGCCCCTCGTCCTTCAGGTGGTCCACGtactctggggggcggggcggggcccccCGGCAGCCAGCCGCCCCCATCCCCGGGGCCCCCAAACACCCCTCCGAACCTGCCCCTCGTCCTTCAGGTGATCCACGTactctgggggggcggggtcacGCCCATTGCCAGCCCCCTGGCAccagccccccccatccccggaGCCCCCCCATCCCCGGGGTCCCCAGACACCCCTCCCAACCTGCCCCTCGTCCTTCAGGTGATCCACGTactctgggggggcggggtcacGCCCATCGCCAGccccctggcacccagcccccctcATCCCCGGGGCCCCCCCGGCACCCAGCGCCCCCCATCCCCGGGGCCCCCCCggcacccagccccccccatccccggggccccccaccagccagccgccccaccccagggcagcgGGCTCCCCAGACACCCCTCCCAACCTGCCCCTCGTCCTTCAGGTGATCTAGGCACTCTGGGGGGCAGGAGTTTCCCCCAGCGAACCCCCCGCCACACGTTTCTCCCCCCAAGGGTGATGTCCGTGGGAGCGGAGCCCCCAGGCTCACGCCAGCCCCCCggcccgccctgcccccccccgctcacCCTGCGAGTGAGGGTCCGTGTTCTGCATGATCTTGGTGAATTCCTCGTCCATGCGCTCCACCAGCGTCAGGATGCAGCCGCGCACCCGCAGGggctgggcgggaggggagggggagtcacCCGCAGAGCCAGACCCCCAGGATCCAGGCCACGGCCCCCAagtccccactgcagcccagggGCCGCTCGTGCCAACGCTCAGCCCCCCATTTCGTACCCACCCCCAGGGACTCACTCCCACGCCCCTAGCGCTAACCTGTGGCGGGTAGTTCCCCTGGCTCCCTGTCATCAGCATTAGCCACCCCCATGCTATGGGGTGAACAGCCCCCCCGAGCGctaccccagcccctctccccgcccccacggGCGCCCCCTGCACGCTGAGTGGGGCCCCGGTACCTGGTCGAAGTTGGACAGGTTCTCCGACTCCTCCAGGATGTTCTCCCCGATGAAGATGTTGGGGTTGGCGAAGAGCATGTCCAGCAGCTCGTCGATGCTGTCCAGGCACTTCCTCCACATCTCCGGCTGCGGCACAGCCCGGGTTAGGGGGCAGCAAGGcgccggggggcggggcagcaaggcgccggggggcggggcagcgggaggggaggacaggccccgccccctcacctgcATGTAGGTGGCCAGGTTggggtcctgccccccgccccaggccccgccccctcacctgcATGTAGGTGGCCGGGTTGGGGtcccgccccaggccccgccccctcacctgcATGTAGGTGGCCGGGTTGGGGtcccgccccaggccccgccccctcacctgcATGTAGGTGGCCGGGTTGGGGtcccgccccaggccccgccccctcagctGCATGTAGGTGGCCGGGTTGGGGtcccgccccaggccccgccccctcagctGCATGTAGGTGGCCGGGTTGGGGtcccgccccaggccccgccccctcagctGCATGTAGGTGGCCAGGTTGGGGtcccgccccaggccccgccccctcagctGCATGTAGGTGGCCAGGTTGGggtcccgccccccgccccaggcccctCACCTGCATGTAGGTGGCCAGGTTGGGGTCCCGCCCCCTCACCTGCATGTAGGTGGCCAGGTTAGGGTCCcgcccccaggccccgccccctcacctgcATGTAGGTGGCCAGGTTGGggtcccgcccccagccccaggccctgccccctcaccttcATGTAGGTGGCCAGGTtggggccccgcccccagccccaggccccgccccctcaccttCATGTAGGTGGCCAGGTtggggccccgcccccagccccaggccccgccccctcacctgcATGTAGGTGGCCAGGTTGGggtcccgcccccagcccccgccccctcaccttCATGTAGGTGGCCAGGTTGGGGTTGTAGTCGTAGAGGGAGGCGACGATGTTGAACTTGATCTTGAGGTCCATGGCGATGCCCAGGTTGTTCTCGGCCGCGATGgccaccagcagctgcagcagctcgaTCTGGGCCGCCCTGCACGGCGGGGAGACCCGTCAGCCGCcccggggcatgctgggaaacagcCGCCCTCCCGCCCCGACTCCTCAGCCTGGCCAtcccagggcatgctgggaaaagggccctgcccagccccaactGCCCCACCTCCCTAGGCACAGGAGGGGGAAaccgctgccccccaccccacccccagggcatgctgggagaagCCCCACGCACCGGTCCGTGCCCTTCTTCCCGCGGGCCTGCAGGATCTCGTTGAGCTTCTTCACCACCACGGCGTGGTTGATCTCGGTGCCCTTGGCGAACATCTTGGGCTTCTCCTGGTGGGGGCAGAGAGCGGGTCAGGCCTGGGCTTCgggcctccctcccccatggggGATTTTCCCCTGCCCGGGACGCCCAGCCCCTGGGGGTCCCCCACtgagcccagcccccctgccccatgagggatctcccctgcccccaggggtcCCCCACCCGGGGGTCCCCCACCCGGGGTCTCACCTTGACCAGGGGCGCCCCCCCCTTGACCTTCTCCCACTCGCCGCCCTcatcctcctcgtcctcgtccttcTTGGCTTTGCGGTCGTGCTTCTTCTTGGCCTTCTCCTCCCGCTTCTTCTCCGTCGACTTCTTGTCCTCGTCCCTGGGGGCAGTGAGTGGGGCATGGGACCCCAACCCGGCAGTGCCGACACTCCCcacccacaggccctgcccccccagccagctgccctcaGAGAACAGAGCCCGGTGTCTGGGACTGGAaatgggacccaggcatccaggACAGCTCTTCTAAAGGCTCCGTAGCACCCCCACCCACTGGGaaggggacccaggagtccggggcgGTTCCCCCAGGGACCATGAcagggaatgggacccaggaATCTGGGACAGCTCCCTCAGGGGGCCCCACAGCCACTAAGGAAGTGGGGAAGAGTCCAGGCAGAGATACCAGCGGGGGGGAACc
This window encodes:
- the LOC114018515 gene encoding eukaryotic translation initiation factor 3 subunit C, encoding MSRFFTTGSDSESESSLSGDELVAKPVGGNYSKPIVLSEDEEDTKRVVRSAKDKRFEELTNLIKTIRNAMKIRDVTKCLEEFELLGKAYGKAKSIVDKEGVPRFYIRILADLEQYLNELWEDKEGKKKMNKNNAKALSTLRQKIRKYNRDYESQITSYKQNPEQSADEDEGRKSDDSEGSSSSEDDDDGEGMSAAAFLKKKETSGESRNKFLKKMEEEEEEEDSDSDDEDWGSSDSDTDSESDEDDGKYTSLASKFLKKDEDKKSTEKKREEKAKKKHDRKAKKDEDEEDEGGEWEKVKGGAPLVKEKPKMFAKGTEINHAVVVKKLNEILQARGKKGTDRAAQIELLQLLVAIAAENNLGIAMDLKIKFNIVASLYDYNPNLATYMKPEMWRKCLDSIDELLDMLFANPNIFIGENILEESENLSNFDQPLRVRGCILTLVERMDEEFTKIMQNTDPHSQEYVDHLKDEGRVCGIIGRVQSYLQEKGTTEETCRGYLRRVLHTYYKFDYKAHQREQGPAGDSKSEQDQAENEGEDSAALMDRLCKFIYAKDRTDRIRTCAILCHIYHHALHSRWFQARDLMLMSHLQDNIQHADPPVQILYNRTMVQLGICAFRQGLTKDAHNALLDIQSSGRAKELLGQGLLMRSLQERNQEQEKVEKRRQVPFHMHINLELLECVYLVSAMLLEIPYMAAHEFDARRRMISKQFHHQLRVGERQPLLGPPESMREHVVAASKAMKMGDWRTCHRFIINEKMNGKVWDLFPEADKVRTMLVRKIQEESLRTYLFTYSSVYDSISMEILSDMFQLDLPTVHSIISKMIINEELMASLDQPTQTVVMHRTEPTALQNMALQLAEKLGNLVENNERVFDHKQGTYGGYFRDQKDGYRKNEGGYMRRGGYRQQERQANY